A single Colias croceus chromosome 10, ilColCroc2.1 DNA region contains:
- the LOC123694750 gene encoding F-box/LRR-repeat protein fbxl-1-like: MVHLEMTDIQSYHHTLTINDLPNELLIYIFSMIDFESLLAVSKVCVRWQQLCLTPCIWDNTRLIVCMKNYVRISDNIVPFVAKYLKNVKLQYFKLYSQVRASLISYCPNLTHLEISISQVDSCIFDDLGYWPHLKFLSFRNSLIVQNPENANGNFVYHLPFEKLKYLETLILSNFALTHSSLYSMLLCVNLVSINMEKMKNIPADFLESLLRTKQSTLRALHIYGDTLNDDIVCSISNCKVLQVLHIMTCKTLFDSSLHHLYRLKNLHSLKLRHGYFSTNALLAYFSNNKFQYLTYLSLSRCLHVTMQVAKAIKTSAPNLKELSFYLCPFIIAPDFKRSELQKMFNIELLLD; the protein is encoded by the coding sequence ATGGTGCACCTTGAAATGACTGATATACAGTCATATCATCACACCCTCACTATAAATGATCTGCCTAATGAGTTACTcatctatatattttctatgatcGATTTTGAATCACTGCTAGCTGTATCAAAAGTTTGTGTGAGGTGGCAGCAACTCTGTCTCACGCCATGCATCTGGGATAACACTAGACTTATAGTATGTATGAAGAACTATGTTAGAATTAGTGACAACATTGTACCTTTTGTAGCTAAATACttgaaaaatgtaaaactacagtattttaaattgtattccCAAGTTAGAGCTTCCCTGATCAGTTACTGCCCTAACTTAACTCATTTAGAAATAAGCATATCTCAGGTTGATAGTTGTATATTTGATGATCTTGGCTATTGGCCTCATTTGAAATTCTTGAGTTTCCGAAACTCTCTAATAGTACAAAATCCAGAAAATGCTAACGGTAATTTTGTATATCATTTACCATTTGAGAAACTGAAGTATTtagaaacattaattttatcaaacttTGCATTGACTCATAGCAGTCTGTATAGTATGCTATTGTGTGTGAATTTAGTAAGTATTAATAtggaaaaaatgaaaaatataccaGCAGACTTTTTAGAATCGTTGTTGAGAACCAAGCAGTCCACTTTGAGAGCTTTACACATATATGGAGATACATTAAATGATGACATTGTGTGTTCAATATCAAACTGCAAGGTTCTACAGGTCCTTCATATAATGACATGTAAAACTCTGTTCGACTCAAGTTTACATCATTTGTACAGATTAAAGAACTTGCATTCTTTGAAATTGCGTCACGGATATTTTTCGACAAATGCCTTGTTAGCATACTTCTcgaataataaatttcagtATTTGACATATTTAAGTTTGTCCCGATGTTTGCATGTGACAATGCAAGTTGCGAAAGCCATAAAAACTAGTGcacctaatttaaaagagttATCGTTTTATCTCTGTCCATTTATAATTGCTCCAGATTTTAAAAGGAGCGAGCTACAAAAGATGTTTAACATTGAGTTGTTGCTAGATTAA